Proteins from one Desulfovibrio intestinalis genomic window:
- a CDS encoding LutC/YkgG family protein translates to MPPVNQELVEAFAAKAAAVSAVVQEVPTMAAALQYVVDVCASKAPSELLADAPGVAQGPLSPNNVPTRVQRVVAAPELNDADFAALAAACEEKGFLCIREGLRNYLAGIDVGLSTGIVGVAASATCLLDTDKEDVRLTGMISEVSMILLRKSDIYPDLPSIAQILRERMSSAPATYTTMVTGPSRTADIERVAAVGVHGPLELHIILLED, encoded by the coding sequence ATGCCCCCTGTGAATCAGGAACTGGTCGAAGCTTTCGCCGCCAAGGCTGCGGCGGTTAGCGCGGTGGTGCAGGAAGTGCCCACTATGGCCGCAGCCCTGCAGTATGTTGTGGATGTTTGCGCCAGCAAAGCTCCCTCTGAACTTCTGGCTGATGCCCCCGGCGTCGCCCAGGGACCCTTGAGCCCCAACAATGTTCCCACCCGCGTGCAGCGTGTGGTTGCGGCCCCGGAACTTAATGATGCGGATTTTGCCGCCCTGGCTGCCGCCTGTGAGGAAAAGGGCTTTCTCTGCATTCGCGAGGGGCTGCGCAACTATCTTGCGGGCATCGACGTGGGCCTTTCCACGGGCATAGTGGGTGTGGCCGCCAGCGCTACCTGTCTGCTCGACACCGACAAGGAAGACGTGCGCCTGACGGGCATGATTTCCGAGGTGTCGATGATCCTCCTGCGCAAATCCGACATTTACCCCGACCTGCCGTCCATTGCCCAGATTCTGCGCGAGCGCATGAGTTCGGCGCCTGCTACCTACACCACAATGGTGACGGGCCCCAGCCGTACGGCTGATATCGAACGTGTGGCCGCCGTGGGCGTACATGGCCCGCTGGAACTCCACATTATTCTTTTGGAGGACTAA
- a CDS encoding (Fe-S)-binding protein — translation MSNLHELSQRLMALDDRITACMKCGMCQAVCPMFGASGMEADVARGKLALIDNLAHEMIQDPEAVADKLGRCLLCGSCQASCPPGVQIMDVFMEAREIVNAYLGLHPVKKMIFRALLPQPSVFNLAMRVGAPMQGLMFRSTGAPQGTVCAPMLNFMLGDRHMRPLAKKPLHVRHGALDERRQPGGIKVAFYPGCMGDKMYVDMAEACLKVLRHHNVAVFMPKGLTCCGIPALSSGDADGMVKQMKVNLKALDGGDFDYILSPCGSCTSTVKELWPRYAGRIGAVEKRKADQLAAKAMDINAFLVDVLKVQPAGTPAGNATSVTYHDSCHLKKSLGVVSQPRAVMAANPAYKVVEMAEPDRCCGCGGSFNLFHYDYSRKIGQRKRDNVVASQAEVVAAGCPACMMQLEDVLSHNKDRVRVMHTVEIYAESLK, via the coding sequence ATGAGCAATCTGCACGAATTGTCGCAGCGCCTTATGGCGCTGGATGACAGGATTACAGCCTGTATGAAGTGCGGCATGTGCCAGGCCGTGTGCCCCATGTTCGGGGCTTCCGGCATGGAAGCCGACGTGGCCCGCGGCAAGCTGGCCCTTATTGACAACCTTGCCCACGAAATGATTCAGGATCCCGAGGCCGTGGCCGACAAGCTGGGGCGCTGCCTTTTGTGCGGCTCCTGCCAGGCCTCCTGTCCTCCCGGCGTTCAGATCATGGATGTCTTCATGGAAGCGCGGGAAATCGTCAATGCCTATCTTGGCCTGCATCCGGTCAAGAAAATGATCTTCCGCGCGTTGCTGCCGCAGCCCAGCGTATTCAACCTGGCCATGCGCGTAGGCGCTCCCATGCAGGGACTTATGTTCCGCAGCACGGGCGCTCCGCAAGGCACGGTGTGCGCTCCCATGCTCAACTTCATGCTTGGCGACCGCCACATGCGGCCCCTGGCCAAGAAGCCCCTGCACGTCCGTCACGGCGCGCTGGATGAGCGCCGCCAGCCCGGCGGCATCAAGGTGGCCTTCTACCCCGGCTGTATGGGCGACAAAATGTATGTCGATATGGCCGAAGCCTGCCTCAAGGTACTTCGCCATCACAATGTGGCCGTGTTCATGCCCAAGGGGCTGACCTGCTGCGGCATTCCCGCCCTGTCTTCCGGTGATGCCGACGGCATGGTCAAGCAGATGAAGGTCAACCTCAAGGCCCTTGACGGCGGGGACTTTGACTACATCCTGAGCCCCTGCGGTTCCTGCACCTCCACGGTCAAAGAACTCTGGCCCCGCTATGCCGGCCGTATCGGCGCTGTGGAAAAACGCAAGGCCGATCAGCTGGCCGCCAAGGCTATGGATATTAACGCCTTCCTCGTGGATGTGCTCAAGGTGCAGCCTGCCGGAACCCCGGCTGGCAACGCAACCTCTGTGACCTACCACGATTCCTGCCACCTCAAGAAGTCTTTGGGCGTGGTCAGCCAGCCGCGTGCTGTCATGGCCGCCAACCCTGCCTACAAAGTGGTGGAAATGGCAGAGCCGGACCGCTGCTGCGGCTGCGGCGGCTCGTTTAACCTTTTCCACTATGACTATTCTCGCAAGATCGGTCAGCGCAAGCGTGACAATGTTGTAGCCTCCCAGGCTGAAGTGGTGGCCGCCGGTTGTCCTGCCTGCATGATGCAGCTTGAGGACGTGCTTTCGCACAATAAGGATCGCGTGCGCGTTATGCATACGGTTGAAATATACGCTGAAAGCCTGAAATAG
- a CDS encoding FAD-binding oxidoreductase yields MASQALIRDFEDLIGKENVFSSEADRQSYSYDSAVLAPVVPSLVLRPTSTEQLGVCVKKLYDNGIPMTVRGAGTNLSGGTIPDNTDTVVILTNGLNRIIEINSDDLYAVVEPGVITAQFAAEVAKKNLFYPPDPGSQAVSTIGGNIAENAGGLRGLKYGVTKDYLMGVEFFDATGEIVKSGSRTVKCVTGYNLAGMLVQSEGTLGIISQAILKLVPPPKASKALMAVFDEVQDAAEAVAGIIAAHVVPCTLELLDNNTIVRVDDYTKAGLPREAGAILLIEVDGHPAQVADDAEAVERVLKANRARAVHVPKDAEEKFKLWEARRMALPVLARCRPTTVLEDATVPRSQIPAMMKAVNEIAAKHKLEVGTFGHAGDGNLHPTFLCDKRDKDEFHRVEEAIDEMFDVALKLHGTLSGEHGIGTAKSKWMEKETSRGTILFSQRLRRALDPKGLFNATKLVGI; encoded by the coding sequence ATGGCAAGTCAGGCGTTGATCAGGGATTTTGAAGACCTCATTGGCAAGGAAAACGTGTTCAGCTCAGAAGCTGACCGGCAGAGCTATTCGTATGATTCGGCGGTGCTCGCTCCGGTTGTGCCTTCTCTTGTACTGCGTCCGACTTCGACCGAGCAGTTGGGCGTCTGTGTAAAAAAGCTGTACGACAACGGCATCCCCATGACCGTTCGCGGCGCGGGCACCAATCTGTCAGGCGGCACCATCCCCGACAATACCGACACAGTTGTCATCCTGACCAACGGTCTTAACCGCATCATCGAAATCAACTCCGACGACCTTTATGCCGTGGTTGAGCCTGGCGTCATCACCGCCCAGTTCGCCGCCGAAGTCGCCAAGAAAAATCTTTTCTACCCCCCGGATCCGGGTTCCCAGGCTGTGTCCACCATCGGCGGCAACATTGCCGAAAACGCTGGCGGCCTGCGCGGCCTCAAGTACGGCGTTACCAAGGATTACCTCATGGGCGTTGAATTTTTTGACGCCACGGGCGAGATCGTCAAGTCCGGTTCGCGCACGGTCAAGTGCGTCACGGGCTACAACTTGGCCGGCATGCTGGTGCAGTCCGAAGGCACGCTGGGCATCATTTCCCAGGCCATTCTCAAGCTTGTGCCCCCGCCCAAGGCATCCAAGGCTCTTATGGCCGTGTTCGACGAAGTGCAGGACGCCGCCGAAGCTGTGGCTGGCATTATTGCCGCCCACGTTGTGCCCTGTACTCTTGAACTGCTGGACAACAACACCATCGTGCGCGTGGACGACTACACCAAGGCTGGCCTGCCGCGTGAAGCTGGCGCTATTCTGCTGATTGAAGTGGACGGACACCCCGCCCAGGTGGCGGATGACGCCGAAGCCGTGGAGCGTGTGCTCAAGGCCAATCGCGCCCGCGCCGTGCATGTGCCCAAGGACGCCGAAGAAAAGTTCAAATTGTGGGAAGCCCGCCGCATGGCTCTGCCCGTGCTGGCCCGCTGCCGCCCCACCACTGTGCTCGAAGACGCCACTGTGCCGCGCTCGCAGATCCCCGCCATGATGAAGGCCGTCAACGAAATCGCAGCCAAGCACAAGCTTGAAGTTGGTACTTTTGGTCACGCTGGCGACGGCAACCTGCACCCCACCTTCCTTTGCGACAAGCGCGACAAGGACGAATTCCACCGCGTTGAAGAAGCCATTGACGAAATGTTCGATGTAGCCCTCAAGCTGCACGGCACCCTTTCTGGCGAACACGGCATCGGTACGGCCAAGTCCAAATGGATGGAAAAAGAAACTTCACGCGGCACCATTTTGTTCTCGCAGCGGCTGCGTCGCGCTCTTGATCCCAAGGGCCTGTTCAACGCCACCAAGCTGGTGGGAATCTAG
- the fliW gene encoding flagellar assembly protein FliW gives MARNKEIEIDTRLGRRSIDADKVVHFPRGLAGFEDERDFILLQIRPEAPLLILQSTSNPTVGLLVADPYSFMDKTVYVPAVGEAEKQLLQIADLGETAVLVTVSIPAGQPEAAVLNLAGPIVINSQARLGLQVPQCADGPQQVYMHSLKPVGEALPEEQDAPASAK, from the coding sequence ATGGCACGAAACAAAGAAATAGAAATTGATACCCGCCTTGGGCGGCGCAGTATCGATGCCGATAAGGTTGTGCACTTTCCTCGTGGTCTGGCCGGATTTGAGGATGAGAGAGATTTCATTCTGCTGCAAATCCGTCCTGAAGCGCCTCTGCTTATCTTGCAGAGCACGAGCAACCCGACGGTAGGACTGCTGGTGGCTGATCCTTATAGCTTCATGGACAAAACTGTCTATGTGCCCGCCGTGGGCGAAGCCGAAAAGCAGCTTCTGCAAATTGCAGATCTGGGTGAAACTGCGGTTCTGGTGACAGTATCCATTCCCGCTGGTCAGCCTGAAGCGGCGGTGCTCAATCTGGCAGGTCCCATTGTTATCAACTCCCAGGCCCGCCTGGGCCTGCAGGTGCCCCAGTGCGCCGATGGCCCGCAGCAGGTCTATATGCACAGCCTCAAGCCTGTTGGGGAAGCCTTGCCTGAAGAGCAAGATGCGCCGGCTTCGGCCAAGTAA
- the csrA gene encoding carbon storage regulator CsrA gives MLILTRRPGESLYLGENIRITVLGMQGKQVKLGLEVPGDTTVYREEVYKRVVEENRRALETSNNDLMVAAELWHETKK, from the coding sequence ATGCTGATATTAACGCGCCGCCCGGGAGAAAGCCTTTATCTCGGCGAAAACATTCGCATAACCGTTCTGGGTATGCAGGGCAAACAGGTCAAGCTTGGCCTGGAAGTGCCGGGCGACACCACTGTTTACCGCGAAGAAGTATACAAGCGAGTTGTGGAAGAAAACCGACGCGCCCTTGAAACCAGTAACAACGACCTGATGGTGGCTGCTGAATTATGGCACGAAACAAAGAAATAG
- a CDS encoding flagellar hook protein, giving the protein MSIRVTQSSMYNTIVGQMQKSLSAYMESNEQGSSQKKINRPSDDPAGTYRVLMTRDDISDTKQYQSNCDTAEGWLSLADDILGTQLSTAMTKLKSLMEQASTGTTGDQRKLIAEEAREIFGQILNLSNTQFNDKSIFAGQRYDQNAYEQGLALTSWDTDWNSQIGQGNYTIEGASSSSMMVQFVSNGTLGTDALNYRWSKDGGDTWTTESVAAGSRTLVADGVTITMNQNIAVSAADTTLGAGANNGTLVYIRPTAVYQGDDNDPPPEMTVMGGPANLNTSASGVFGNNVLVRMDSTVDLSSTGTSFNYSYSLDSGGTWVTATAQTTGSGTVRLPVPGGYMDMDATAAGTTTIDAGTQVLIHPARANLNLEIMKGTYIAVNNVGKDIFGGYYQGKPAIEGSANLFEVVGEFVSYCENNNQEGCQKSLAAIEAAQQNILSQEARIGGLENRVSLAQDVLSFQRVDQEERLSYTEDIDLTELLAKLTRQQLTYQTVLQSSSMIMQMSLAKYI; this is encoded by the coding sequence ATGTCCATTCGAGTTACTCAAAGCTCCATGTACAATACCATAGTAGGTCAGATGCAGAAAAGTCTTTCTGCATATATGGAAAGCAACGAGCAGGGATCATCGCAGAAAAAGATCAACCGGCCGTCCGACGATCCAGCGGGAACCTACCGTGTTCTCATGACCAGAGACGATATTAGCGACACCAAGCAGTATCAGTCCAACTGTGATACCGCCGAGGGGTGGCTCTCGCTGGCTGACGATATCCTGGGCACACAACTGAGCACGGCCATGACCAAGCTCAAGAGCTTGATGGAACAGGCCTCCACAGGAACAACTGGCGACCAGCGCAAGCTTATCGCCGAAGAAGCCAGGGAAATTTTTGGCCAGATTCTTAACCTTTCCAATACCCAGTTTAACGACAAAAGTATTTTTGCTGGGCAACGCTATGACCAGAACGCGTACGAGCAGGGTTTGGCTCTGACCAGCTGGGATACGGACTGGAACAGTCAGATAGGCCAGGGAAATTATACCATTGAGGGCGCCAGCAGTTCTTCGATGATGGTGCAGTTTGTCAGTAACGGCACTCTTGGCACCGATGCCCTGAACTATCGCTGGTCCAAGGACGGCGGTGACACCTGGACAACCGAAAGCGTGGCGGCAGGCAGCCGTACTCTGGTGGCCGATGGCGTGACCATCACGATGAACCAGAATATAGCCGTCAGCGCTGCGGATACAACTCTTGGTGCAGGGGCCAACAACGGCACCCTCGTCTATATTCGCCCCACGGCTGTGTATCAGGGCGACGATAACGATCCTCCGCCGGAAATGACTGTTATGGGCGGCCCGGCCAACCTCAACACGTCGGCCAGCGGCGTGTTTGGCAATAATGTGCTGGTTCGTATGGACAGTACTGTGGACTTGAGTAGCACGGGCACGTCCTTTAACTATTCGTACAGTCTTGATAGCGGCGGCACCTGGGTAACGGCTACAGCCCAGACCACGGGCAGCGGCACCGTGCGTTTGCCCGTGCCCGGCGGCTATATGGATATGGACGCCACTGCAGCTGGCACCACCACCATTGATGCGGGAACCCAGGTGCTGATACATCCTGCGCGCGCCAACCTGAATCTGGAAATTATGAAAGGCACTTACATTGCCGTAAACAATGTGGGTAAGGATATTTTTGGTGGCTACTATCAGGGTAAACCAGCCATTGAGGGCAGTGCCAACCTGTTTGAAGTAGTGGGGGAATTTGTTTCCTACTGCGAAAATAACAATCAGGAAGGTTGCCAGAAGAGTCTTGCTGCCATAGAAGCCGCACAGCAGAACATCCTCAGCCAGGAGGCCCGCATCGGCGGTTTGGAAAACCGCGTCAGCTTGGCTCAGGACGTGTTGAGCTTTCAGAGGGTGGACCAGGAAGAACGATTAAGCTATACTGAGGACATTGATCTTACTGAGCTGTTGGCCAAGCTCACGCGGCAGCAGTTGACGTACCAGACTGTGCTTCAGTCGTCGTCGATGATTATGCAAATGAGCCTTGCCAAGTACATATAA
- the flgK gene encoding flagellar hook-associated protein FlgK, which yields MLNGLLNIGQTALNASQAWISVTGSNIANADTEGYTRRYVDQRDAGTITSKPGGESMGVNAQQILRFFDAFLERSYVRQSTNSSRWAEQDTVLSSVENLFNESNRSGISSSMNAFFKGWQDLTQLPDNNAYRESLLSYADNLSDMFSSTSASLKAIQSEMDVSINQSVNRINVLARSIADLNRQITTNTVDGVSNPNALLDQRDQMVRELATLVDVETIDNGKGNFTVQLTTGQPLVQGQNVNELQVMGPRSENNLQVGSTYKGSVEFQGTDSHEYTVEMINGGSVGDTPPPSFRVSLDGGKTWLRDENGNELHYEITDVDGDGKVDPVQVKNLKISFTDGQDFSAGDKFDIMPKTGLYWIEPTRGPQNVTPQTYFDGSENKNRVTGGKLTAYYTVRDDNCGRYLDELDAVSSSLIWEVNRLHSQGTGTELLTYAQGTQQVQSTQQPLGSPQSILPYADKLQSGNLNIYFYDKTTGDFRETASGVNSLDFSSITPPGTVNFDPAYHTLQDVCDVINSSFPDSSAPGANMLKATIQDGKLLLESNPASNTKFAMGVDSTGLMAALGINSFFTGDSASNMAVNSQLHSNANLIAAGAVNGQNQANKGDSSTATAIGALATKDVTISTTWKTVSNQSLGEYYATLVTSVGADRRLSKTNSEYHTSLTTDLEDRVTSVTGVNLDEEMSNLIKFQHSYTAAAKLITTADQMLQTLLGLKQ from the coding sequence ATGCTTAACGGACTGCTCAATATAGGCCAGACGGCACTCAATGCCTCCCAGGCCTGGATATCTGTTACTGGCAGCAATATCGCCAATGCCGACACCGAGGGTTATACGCGTCGCTATGTGGACCAGCGCGATGCGGGTACCATAACCTCCAAGCCCGGCGGCGAGAGCATGGGCGTCAATGCCCAGCAGATTCTGCGTTTTTTTGACGCATTTCTTGAGCGTTCCTATGTGCGGCAGTCTACCAACTCTTCCCGCTGGGCCGAGCAGGATACCGTGCTTTCTTCGGTGGAAAACCTGTTCAACGAATCCAACCGGTCTGGCATAAGCTCATCCATGAACGCTTTTTTCAAGGGCTGGCAGGATCTTACCCAGCTTCCTGACAATAATGCCTATCGTGAAAGCCTGCTTTCCTATGCCGACAACCTGAGCGACATGTTCAGCAGCACGTCGGCGAGCCTCAAGGCCATCCAGAGCGAGATGGACGTTTCCATCAATCAGTCTGTGAACCGCATTAACGTGCTGGCCAGGAGCATTGCCGACCTTAACAGGCAGATCACGACCAATACCGTTGACGGCGTGAGCAACCCCAACGCCCTGCTTGACCAGCGCGACCAGATGGTGCGCGAACTGGCGACGCTTGTGGATGTGGAAACCATCGACAACGGCAAGGGCAACTTCACTGTGCAGCTCACCACCGGGCAGCCGCTGGTGCAGGGACAGAACGTCAACGAACTGCAGGTTATGGGGCCGCGCTCGGAAAACAACCTTCAGGTTGGCTCGACCTACAAGGGCAGCGTGGAATTTCAGGGAACGGACAGCCACGAATACACCGTCGAGATGATCAACGGCGGCAGTGTCGGCGATACCCCGCCCCCGAGCTTCCGCGTTTCGCTGGACGGCGGCAAGACATGGCTGCGTGACGAAAACGGCAACGAACTGCACTATGAGATCACCGATGTCGACGGCGACGGCAAGGTTGACCCCGTACAGGTGAAGAACCTGAAAATATCCTTCACCGATGGGCAAGATTTTTCTGCCGGAGACAAGTTCGACATTATGCCCAAAACCGGGCTTTACTGGATAGAGCCCACCCGCGGCCCCCAGAACGTGACCCCGCAGACATATTTTGACGGCTCGGAAAACAAGAACCGCGTCACCGGCGGCAAGCTGACCGCGTACTATACCGTGCGCGACGACAACTGCGGCCGTTACCTCGATGAACTGGACGCCGTGTCTTCCTCCCTGATTTGGGAAGTGAACCGCCTGCACAGCCAGGGCACTGGCACGGAACTGCTGACCTATGCCCAAGGCACGCAGCAGGTGCAGAGTACCCAGCAGCCGCTTGGCTCGCCGCAGTCGATTTTGCCGTATGCCGACAAGCTGCAGAGCGGCAACCTGAACATATATTTTTACGACAAGACCACCGGCGATTTTCGTGAGACTGCTTCCGGCGTCAATTCGCTGGATTTCAGTTCCATCACCCCTCCCGGAACCGTAAATTTTGACCCGGCCTACCACACCCTGCAGGACGTGTGCGACGTTATCAACAGCAGCTTCCCCGACAGCAGCGCTCCCGGGGCCAATATGCTCAAGGCCACCATCCAGGACGGCAAGCTGCTCCTCGAATCGAATCCGGCCAGCAACACCAAGTTTGCTATGGGCGTGGACAGCACGGGGCTTATGGCTGCTCTGGGCATCAACTCCTTTTTCACGGGCGACAGCGCTTCCAACATGGCTGTCAACAGTCAGTTGCACAGCAATGCCAACCTGATCGCTGCTGGCGCCGTCAACGGCCAGAATCAGGCCAACAAGGGCGACAGCTCCACGGCTACAGCCATAGGCGCGCTCGCCACCAAGGACGTGACCATTTCCACGACCTGGAAAACCGTGTCCAACCAGAGTCTCGGCGAATATTACGCAACTCTGGTGACCTCGGTAGGTGCGGATAGGCGGCTTTCCAAGACAAATTCGGAATACCATACGTCCCTTACCACCGACCTTGAAGACCGCGTAACTTCCGTGACAGGGGTGAACCTGGACGAAGAAATGTCCAATCTCATCAAGTTCCAGCATTCATATACGGCGGCCGCCAAGCTTATTACAACCGCTGACCAGATGCTGCAAACCTTGCTGGGCCTCAAGCAATAG
- the flgN gene encoding flagellar export chaperone FlgN yields MYTTVHSSLMRQSKALVLLCELMEEEYQVLLGHDTDAVVALEFAIQELIRQLAVEKATVIKALAGMRVKEYAGSLPQAEGDVLFDLLTTIDKAEQGVSRQATRNSQLSLALLDQSSRTLQALTSQVMPPKAETYGRRGGMRAHAHPEAALISGRL; encoded by the coding sequence ATGTACACGACAGTCCATTCATCCCTGATGCGTCAAAGCAAGGCTCTGGTCCTGCTGTGTGAACTTATGGAAGAAGAATACCAGGTTCTGCTGGGCCATGACACGGATGCCGTGGTGGCTCTGGAGTTTGCTATTCAGGAACTCATACGCCAGTTGGCGGTAGAAAAAGCCACAGTCATCAAGGCCCTTGCAGGCATGCGCGTCAAGGAATACGCCGGAAGCCTGCCGCAAGCCGAGGGTGATGTTTTGTTTGATCTGCTGACCACCATCGACAAGGCGGAGCAGGGAGTGTCTCGTCAGGCCACGCGCAACAGTCAGCTTTCTTTGGCTCTGCTGGATCAGAGCAGCCGCACCCTTCAAGCGTTGACCAGTCAGGTCATGCCGCCCAAGGCCGAAACATATGGCCGCCGGGGGGGCATGCGTGCGCATGCGCATCCCGAGGCGGCTCTTATTTCAGGGAGGCTCTAG
- a CDS encoding rod-binding protein: MTSPLTTGLVPHEASGSEVSHREFQSRLAGVSNLNGKKMTEAEKEKKLREACEGFESIFIQKMWQEMRSTLPKTNMLQGREEQYWQSMYDQELAKSMTAAGGIGLADMMYAQLSRDLVSASRSTASAKTGSASGFVPQVASIIPQEDQAAGSAEGQGAPQGKAGHTAMRGNMPIPSVYDGIAPVQDVGESMQLQVMPGGTGSAEAALAAAGQPASQAPAIATPPEVEQALAALRSRKEAGVRQEGEQRAPNMNTGLNLARAAQFEAGSKVGARAVLPRTHLNGPAHSPSALAGQAASPAGAAATGRVDHAVQTANAGQALDMQMRMAQSMGTPAAMQAAMQMGQPQQAGGQMTGQATAQAADQVMGQAQVLPGTQRAMQPGIPVPRPQQTAQPAGGVITPGPNVAAGQDAAQEPHIQKVRYTTNMPPSQRKTSGSDILHNLAVENAARSPQAPQPAEGSALPAQTAAAQPVAAGHEAVQQPQLQKVRYTTNMPASQRKTSGRDILRSRNVDAAGPNSRAGAGLAAYHAQQAGQPVQAAPGQPMTPAAAGQPAAAQAVQPLAQPMTGQPASPIAPLTSATPQAAQPVQQVQVPESYGIPPLTAMDLRR, translated from the coding sequence ATGACCTCGCCTCTTACCACAGGTCTTGTGCCGCATGAGGCCAGCGGGTCCGAAGTGTCCCACCGCGAGTTTCAGTCGCGTCTGGCGGGCGTGAGCAACCTCAATGGCAAAAAAATGACGGAAGCGGAGAAGGAAAAGAAGCTCCGTGAAGCCTGCGAAGGCTTTGAATCCATATTTATTCAGAAAATGTGGCAGGAAATGCGCAGCACCCTGCCCAAGACCAATATGCTTCAGGGACGTGAAGAGCAGTACTGGCAGAGCATGTACGATCAGGAGTTGGCCAAGTCTATGACCGCAGCGGGCGGTATTGGCCTGGCTGACATGATGTATGCCCAGCTTTCTCGCGATCTTGTTTCGGCCAGCCGTAGCACGGCTTCAGCCAAAACAGGCTCCGCGTCGGGCTTTGTGCCGCAGGTTGCCTCCATCATACCGCAGGAAGATCAGGCGGCAGGATCTGCTGAAGGGCAAGGCGCTCCACAGGGCAAGGCTGGGCATACAGCCATGCGTGGCAATATGCCCATACCTTCCGTGTATGACGGCATAGCTCCTGTGCAGGATGTGGGTGAATCCATGCAGCTTCAGGTGATGCCCGGCGGGACCGGTTCTGCCGAAGCCGCACTGGCTGCGGCGGGGCAACCAGCTTCGCAAGCTCCTGCCATAGCCACTCCTCCTGAAGTGGAACAGGCTTTGGCCGCATTGCGTTCCCGCAAGGAAGCTGGCGTCCGTCAGGAAGGGGAACAACGAGCACCCAACATGAATACGGGGCTGAACCTTGCTCGCGCGGCCCAGTTTGAGGCGGGCAGCAAGGTAGGCGCGCGCGCGGTATTGCCGCGTACGCACCTTAACGGTCCCGCGCACAGCCCCAGCGCTTTGGCCGGACAGGCCGCCTCCCCGGCGGGTGCTGCGGCAACTGGCCGTGTGGATCATGCGGTGCAGACCGCCAATGCCGGACAGGCACTGGATATGCAGATGCGTATGGCCCAGAGCATGGGCACGCCCGCAGCCATGCAGGCGGCCATGCAAATGGGGCAGCCCCAGCAGGCGGGGGGCCAGATGACGGGCCAGGCAACAGCGCAGGCGGCAGATCAGGTTATGGGGCAGGCGCAAGTACTGCCCGGCACACAGAGAGCCATGCAACCCGGCATTCCTGTGCCCAGACCGCAACAGACTGCGCAGCCCGCCGGGGGTGTAATAACGCCTGGACCGAACGTTGCCGCAGGTCAGGATGCCGCGCAGGAACCGCATATTCAGAAGGTTCGCTACACCACCAATATGCCGCCCAGCCAGCGTAAAACTTCCGGCAGCGACATTCTGCACAATCTTGCAGTGGAAAATGCCGCCCGGTCGCCACAGGCGCCGCAGCCCGCCGAGGGATCTGCGCTGCCAGCTCAGACTGCCGCCGCGCAGCCCGTTGCCGCAGGGCACGAGGCAGTGCAGCAGCCGCAGCTTCAAAAGGTGCGCTACACCACCAACATGCCAGCCAGCCAGCGCAAGACTTCCGGCAGAGACATTCTGCGCAGCCGCAATGTGGACGCCGCTGGCCCCAACAGCCGTGCGGGAGCCGGATTGGCGGCCTATCATGCCCAGCAGGCAGGCCAGCCCGTTCAGGCAGCACCGGGGCAGCCAATGACGCCTGCCGCCGCAGGACAGCCCGCAGCAGCACAGGCCGTGCAGCCGCTGGCACAGCCCATGACAGGGCAGCCAGCATCGCCCATCGCGCCCCTGACTTCCGCAACGCCGCAGGCCGCACAGCCTGTGCAGCAGGTTCAGGTTCCTGAGAGTTACGGTATCCCGCCCCTTACGGCTATGGATCTGCGGCGCTGA